The Kwoniella bestiolae CBS 10118 chromosome 5, complete sequence genomic interval GATcgggaggaggtagaggtgtGACGGGTTCTAAAGCCAATTTCGAGCCTCGTCGACCTGCCGGAGTGGGAGTGATGGCGCGTGATGGTGGGTCGGAACCGAGGGTGAAAGTGGAAGTAGGAAGTAGACGAGGgttgggtgaagatggtcTGGACGATGCGGGTCCAGCCAGTGAAGGAGAAGCGCTAGGCGACGCAATGTCTTTTAATTCTTGTTGAGCAGTGATTGCTGTAGGGATGGTGGGGGACTTGTTGCTGAGATCCTGTGAGCTCCTATTCCCAAAATGAAAGCTCTTCCTCAATCCTGATAAAGCGTTCTCAGCCAAATGCGCAGTAGACCCCACATAACTTCCAGCAGCTATTGATCCGCCTGTAGTCTTCGTTGGTGACACATTGTCGGTCTTCTTCTCTGTACTTGTACTTGCTAATGGAGATGTAGAGGGTACAGGTGATTTAGCTATGGAAGGAGATGCTGATCTACTGGGACTTTCTTTGGGTGATGATACATTATTGGTAGAATTATTGTTCGCATTAACGCTTAGTGCTCGGGCTTGTAGTTGTGAGCCGGTCGTTTCGAGTGACTTCACCGCTGCGTTCAGCCTGTCTTGGAGGGAGGTAGCGAACATCTCGCGGGGACCATGAGACTGAGCAGTGAGCTGTGGTAATGGCTgtggatgattgattgaggTGTATGAAGGAGATTAGTTGATGAACGCGATGAATAGGTGTGTAGGTGTAAGTGATGGTCACACTCAACGTAAGCTTGGCGGTTATTACCGAGAACATCCTCACAACACTCAACTGGCTAATATCCATATGGGTGTCTGCCTCTACCTTAATTGCTACTCTTATGCATACGCTCATCAATCCATATCAACCTATACATCCTTATAGTTGAGAGAGGACATAGCATCACAGCACCATGGGATACTTTCAGACAGCTTTAGTAAAGATGGGTATGGCTCAACCAGGACCCAAGATAACAGCTCAAGATCGGGCAATTCTCGAGTGAGTGAGAGCTTGTTTATAGATTCGGTCTAAGCTGATGACGGGCGAGCAGTCTCAAGCTGCAgagagataagatgaagCAGTATCAGAAGAGGGTAAGCTGTCATTTCGACCATACTTTTGAGTGCAGCTGACCGAGAATACAGCTTCAAGTGGTGTTGAACAGGGAGCAGGAAATAGCTAGAGAAGCGTTGAAGGCGGGTAACAAAGTATGTCATCTGTGCTCGATAATGGTATGAGAGCTGACCATGGGCATAGACACGAGCGTTGACTGCTCTTCGACAACGGAAATATCAGGAGCAATTGCTGGCTAAGACGGATGCTCAATTGATGACCTTACAAGAACTCGTAGGTGATGATCTGCATATTTCAAGGAGGAGTCCAGCTAATCTGAATGATTCCGCTCAATAGGTCAGTACGATCGAGTTCACCCAAATCCAGAATACAGTGATGCATGGACTCGAGATGGGTGCGGATGTGTTGAAGCAGTTACATGCGGAGATGTCTTTGGAGAAAGTGGAGAAGTTGATGGATCAGACTAGAGAAGGTGTGGAATATCAACGGGTAAGTCACTCCCTGCCGTAGAAGGAGTATTCAGGAGCTTATCCGGTCGAACGAGTATAGGAGATCGACGAAGCTCTCATGTCTCGTATGTCccctgaagaagaggaagctgtACAAGAGGAGCTGGAACAATTGCAAAGAGAAGCTTTGGTGAGCGcttctcatcccaccttTTGCCCGATCAACGCTGATAGACCCGTCGTACTTCTCACTACAGCCTGCTATACCGTCCGTACCGGATCAACAGCCAGTCTCTTTGCCAGATGTTCCGGTGGAAGAGCCTACTACAGCTCAGCCAGCTGCCGAAGGTACGTGGTCTTATCCGTTACAGAGTGTACGCTGATGAACGTTTCTGGCAGCACGACAAGCAGAgcgaaaagaagaaagagttGCAATGGCTGCTTGATACGAAGACGCTGTGTCTCAGTGTCGCTCCAGAATGCCGGACAGCATTGAAAGATGAGACTGCGTTGGGTGGTACAATTCATCCGATCACGGCTCTGTGACCGAAGtgacctttccttccctGCTATACCATCTTTACCCTCTCGCCTATACCTCTCGATCTGCTTTCAGACTCTGTCTTTCGAGATGTCTCGTCGTTTCGAATTGTTGTATTGGTATGATTGTGCGTGAGAAGTTGTATATCCTGCATATAATACATTATATATAAATATGATAATTGATGCTGTTTTGAGGTATTATGAGATCTATCGACCGAAAGAACCGGTAGCTTGAGCTGCACTGCCCATCGCTGACATCCTCTCTCCTACTTTCTTGTTCACCTGCGAGATGACAATGTTCGGTCAGTATCCTTCACACGAAACACTCCAATGGATACGCCTGTTACACCCTGATCCGATGCCCACTTCCCGTCTCTCCTTGACCGAAGATCGCCCAAATTCCATATTCCTCATGCCCTCGCTCGATCGATTCCTCTCTTCTGTCCCATAGTCCCAGTCATTCCTCGGCGAAAAAGGGGATCTTCCAGtaaaactcacctcaaagAACTTAGCGGTACACCTATCGATACACACACTCTCCCCCTTCAACAGATCTCCTTCCACGTATCGATGGTTACTTGGGTTCTGGGAGATACATTTGGCGTGACATGAGTTGACGAGTCGGTTGCTATAAT includes:
- a CDS encoding mitochondrial import inner membrane translocase subunit TIM10, giving the protein MSFLFGGGNRSVEGSVDPAKIEMAVAELDMITDVFNRLVNSCHAKCISQNPSNHRYVEGDLLKGESVCIDRCTAKFFEVNKKVGERMSAMGSAAQATGSFGR